The DNA window GAATTTTAAGGTAAGATCACAAGATTCcaaatcagaaaataaaataatatatttcatctaTCTCAAGTTCTCAACAGATAACATAACATAATAATATTTCCAACATGATTGAACAACTTTTTGCTTGGAGCTATATGAATGTCAGGTGCAAACTAGATTCATAATTATATGCATATACTAATAACGAATGAGATAACAAATAGCGATATGAATGTATAAGAATTCTACCTACTactttataaacaaaataaacaggaCCTACCTGAGAGTTTATGACATAAACATCTGCCGCAGAGTATAGTGAAGCAACCTGTGTTGTGGATGGAGTCCACAAAACTGATTTTGAAGTGTTGGGATGCTGTTCTAAGAAACTTAGAAGGCTTTTAACATAATCCCCCTTGTTACTTTTAGATCCAACAGAACCAATGAGAACTTTAAGAGATTGTTTCCTTCTGTGATTATCAAAGTTTACATAATCAGTGCAACAAATAAAAAACAGATACCACAAAATCATCAGTTATAAGAACTAATTTCCAGATTCATGTAACCAACCTGCTTATAGAAGTGCTTGAGATATCATTCGAAGCTACTTTGCCTTTCTTCAACAATGGTAACAGTTTTCTAACACGATGTCTTCTTGCCTGAGTAGACAAGCCTTCCTTTATATTTgataattttttcattttcttaccATCTTCCAACTGTATATGTTCTACTACTGAGCTTGCTGATTCAAGAAGCAACAGCTGGCCTTTTCCGGGGTTGATGCTACTCAGAGATATCACAAGCATATCATTATCGGTCAATCCCATTTCTTTTCGGACTGATTCTCGCAATAACTGTTTTTTCTCAATCATTTTATCGGTACTAAAGGATGGAGTGTTAAGTGTAGAGGGGATGCCAGCTACAAATGCTagttcatcattaacagacaaaGGCACAATTTCGGGTTGAGATCTCAGTTTTATGTTTTCTTCTTCACACCATTTTAGCCATTGTTTAGATTGTGAATCAGAAAGAAAAACCAACATTTTTACTCTGTGCAAGACACCCTTTGAACGATCGAAGTACTCTCGACGGTTTTCCATAACCCACCAAGCAACTTGACTCCCTCCCGCAGGAAAACGTTCAATATATTTTTCTAGAGACATAAGAAAACAAGGGTTTGTATTAAGACATGAAGAGCATTTACAAACTCATATTGATAATTTCTACTTGAAGAGCAAAAATAGTAACAACAAAACAATCTATAGAAACTATAGCGAATAATAAAGGAAAGAATAAATGATAATCATAATTAATCATAATCAATCTTTTCATACCAATCCATGATGCACATACAGCTGAACCAGCAATTACGAGATCAGCTTTCATTGCAGTTTTAAAGCTGAGCTCTGCTTTGTCCTCCAGCACCTTGATCCGCCTTCTAGAAAGCTCAGACAGCAAACCACCCTTCCTGCTAAGTGCAACAGCTGAAACAGTGGCTCCACAGCTCAAAAGCTCCGTTGCCAACTCCATCATTGAAAGCGGAGCTCCAGTCATGGAAAGCTCGTGGAACACCAAGATAAATCTTCTGGACCAAACAAGCCGCGCAAAGTCCCCCTTCCTATTACATGTCCCGGAACGTTTCTGAGGACTCCATTCCAAAATCCTATCCTCTATCGAACCAAACGGACCAACAAGCAATCCATATGTACTATTGGTCTGGGGAATTTCCGGTTCCTGCTCCTCTATAGTGTTGTTCTTAATTTCCACTGTCGGTTTTTTCTTACCACGGGCTTTACCTTTCGAAGATCGCCTGCTCTTTTTCTTCGAACTCGCTTTACGACGAgacgaaccatcatcattatcatcattttcTTTCTTAGCCAAAGCCAAAGCCACATTTATTGTTCTACCAATCCCACCTTTATTTGTATCTGTACCATTATTAACAGACAAAGACTCATCACTAGCAATTAAATCGCGTCGAACACTCGTCGGATCAGCGTCTGCGCCCGTATTCCTCGGCCCCGTCCCAAATCCAGAAAACTCCTCTTTCTTATCACTATGAGCCCACCTAGACTGAACAAAAAACCCAAGATAAGCCCATAGAGTAATCAAAAGCAACCACAACAACACGCGATTGCTCCGAAACAACACCGAACCACCAAAACCCCTTCCGTCCTTCCTCGGTGTTCTACTCGAATTCAATCTTCGAAACGAAGGAGAATTACTTCTTGGAGTCGATCTTCCAGATAATGTTGATTTAAAAGTACCAGTACCAGCTGATCTTAATGAAGATAGTTTAGCTAAACCAGACTGAAATTCACCTCTATTACTACTTTCCTCAACAATCATGATTCATATATCAATCACTAAGAAGCTTAACCCTATCAAAAATCCCTCTAAATTCAGCACCAAAAAAAGCAATAATGGTTGAAGCTGAAACATGAAAGATTTAATTTGTGAATCAGAATCaataaagaataaaatcaaaattagtgATTCAATCAGAGTCCATTGAAAGAGTGTTTCAAGATTGTAAAAGAAGTAGTAAAGAATTGGAAGCATTACATTGGATTTGAAGATCTGTGATTGATTGTTGAAGTTGAGTTCACCACTGTGAGAGTTTGTGGCTACTTGGATGCAGCAAATGAAGAAGATTGAGTTGAGTTGACACTGTcactgagagagagagagagagagagagagagagagagagagagagagagagagttctaACTCTGAGAGACTCACTGAGACAAATTGATAGCACGTGCGTCTGACACGTGTGATATACTGTACTATTTCAGACTGTAATAAACGCGAGAAAATGTGAGTATACTGTACCGTCGGTGGGTCTCAAGTGTTATTATTCAATTATTGCGACCGTCTGATCAATCCGAGGGTCTTGATTACTACTTGTGTGAAACTTCGTCAAGTAGTTAAAGCAGATAATCCAAGTCTTTATAAGTTTTCCTTTTCTGGTCTTCTACTCttacttctttcatttttctttttccttttttgggTACGGTTATATAACAGATTAATTGACGTTTTGTCttgttttaaaacattaatatctCTCTAGTTTTTTTTAGGGAGTTTCAAAACTATGTAAGTTTGATAAATATTTACAAACtataaattatgtttaaattaaattaaaatgaaagtaatacTTTTAAACATAGTGTATGTCATGTCATGTTCATTAAAGTGTTATATAATTaccatattatattattttataaatttaaaacccCCTCATTCTAAAACTCGTTTTAGTTTTCAATATTGGTTAGACCGGCCCTGCTACCACCTCTCTTTTTAAGATTCTatcttctttctcttttaactTTTGCTTTTTCCGTTCTTCCATGGCTTTTGATCACGATCAAGAACTGATCCATCGTGATAATCCTTTAACTAACACCGTCACCGATAAAGTCTCCTTATGGATCCTCGAAACCCCTACTATGTTCATCCCGGCAAAAATTTAGGGGTCGTTCTTGTCACACCACCGCTCGACGTCCACAACTGGAGTCGTTCAATGCGTCGTGCTCTCACATCCAAGAATAAAATAACCTTCATCAATGGAACCCTCACCAAACCCTCTTTCGAAAACTCTAATTTTAAACTCTGGGATTGCGCAAATAGCATGGTACTCTCTTGGATCAACCGCATTTTTCCCTCAGATTGCTCAAAACACAATTTGCTTTGATT is part of the Vicia villosa cultivar HV-30 ecotype Madison, WI linkage group LG2, Vvil1.0, whole genome shotgun sequence genome and encodes:
- the LOC131654114 gene encoding uncharacterized protein LOC131654114 isoform X2, translating into MIVEESSNRGEFQSGLAKLSSLRSAGTGTFKSTLSGRSTPRSNSPSFRRLNSSRTPRKDGRGFGGSVLFRSNRVLLWLLLITLWAYLGFFVQSRWAHSDKKEEFSGFGTGPRNTGADADPTSVRRDLIASDESLSVNNGTDTNKGGIGRTINVALALAKKENDDNDDGSSRRKASSKKKSRRSSKGKARGKKKPTVEIKNNTIEEQEPEIPQTNSTYGLLVGPFGSIEDRILEWSPQKRSGTCNRKGDFARLVWSRRFILVFHELSMTGAPLSMMELATELLSCGATVSAVALSRKGGLLSELSRRRIKVLEDKAELSFKTAMKADLVIAGSAVCASWIEKYIERFPAGGSQVAWWVMENRREYFDRSKGVLHRVKMLVFLSDSQSKQWLKWCEEENIKLRSQPEIVPLSVNDELAFVAGIPSTLNTPSFSTDKMIEKKQLLRESVRKEMGLTDNDMLVISLSSINPGKGQLLLLESASSVVEHIQLEDGKKMKKLSNIKEGLSTQARRHRVRKLLPLLKKGKVASNDISSTSISRKQSLKVLIGSVGSKSNKGDYVKSLLSFLEQHPNTSKSVLWTPSTTQVASLYSAADVYVINSQGLGETFGRVTIEAMAFGLPVLGTDAGGTKEIVEHNVTGLVHPIGRAAGNDVLAQNLRYLLKNQLARKQMGMEGRKKVEKMYLKQHMYKKFVDVIVRCMRSK
- the LOC131654114 gene encoding uncharacterized protein LOC131654114 isoform X1: MIVEESSNRGEFQSGLAKLSSLRSAGTGTFKSTLSGRSTPRSNSPSFRRLNSSRTPRKDGRGFGGSVLFRSNRVLLWLLLITLWAYLGFFVQSRWAHSDKKEEFSGFGTGPRNTGADADPTSVRRDLIASDESLSVNNGTDTNKGGIGRTINVALALAKKENDDNDDGSSRRKASSKKKSRRSSKGKARGKKKPTVEIKNNTIEEQEPEIPQTNSTYGLLVGPFGSIEDRILEWSPQKRSGTCNRKGDFARLVWSRRFILVFHELSMTGAPLSMMELATELLSCGATVSAVALSRKGGLLSELSRRRIKVLEDKAELSFKTAMKADLVIAGSAVCASWIEKYIERFPAGGSQVAWWVMENRREYFDRSKGVLHRVKMLVFLSDSQSKQWLKWCEEENIKLRSQPEIVPLSVNDELAFVAGIPSTLNTPSFSTDKMIEKKQLLRESVRKEMGLTDNDMLVISLSSINPGKGQLLLLESASSVVEHIQLEDGKKMKKLSNIKEGLSTQARRHRVRKLLPLLKKGKVASNDISSTSISRRKQSLKVLIGSVGSKSNKGDYVKSLLSFLEQHPNTSKSVLWTPSTTQVASLYSAADVYVINSQGLGETFGRVTIEAMAFGLPVLGTDAGGTKEIVEHNVTGLVHPIGRAAGNDVLAQNLRYLLKNQLARKQMGMEGRKKVEKMYLKQHMYKKFVDVIVRCMRSK